From the genome of Penaeus chinensis breed Huanghai No. 1 chromosome 13, ASM1920278v2, whole genome shotgun sequence:
GCTACTAATAGGGGTACTTTGTGGCCCTACTTCATACCTAGTGTAGAAGGTAAACTGTGACCAATTGTACCGAGGGAATTATCCTGGACTCGCCCGAACTGTGCCCGGGTGTATTCAGGGAGGGTCAGTCTGGGCTTCTACATGTTAACAGAaactatacaaataataataacgatgatattgctGTTACatcagaatgatgatgataataatgtaaatgataataatgataattataacagccataataatggtgagagtaatagtaataataacgataccaatgataatgatgataaaaaaaaacgattagaATTATAcaaaataacgatagtaataataatgagaatgataaaaataatgataataatgatgataattataataataagggtgatgatgataatgacaatgctgcttttgcttatgatgatcatgataaaaatagtaatgacaataataacataaaaaaggatgacggtaatgatgataatattaattatgataataatgatgatagtaataatgatgatgataataagaatcatactgataatcataataatgatagaaaagatgataacaataaaaatccctttagtaataaccataaccatcaccatagcCATAAGACTCCAAACAAGAGCGGAAATGGATCCTCTTGCATATTGCCTCGTTGTTCTTCTCGGCGAGTCATTCCCTCTCGCCCAGTGCACCTCAGCCACGTCAACAGAcacccgtttctctctctatcaccgcATTTATCAAACATCTTCGTATCCTTACTTTCACTGCCCATCCTGCACACTTACCCCCTGGACGGAGCTGAAGAGCATTTCGAAAAGGTTTTCCGGCGCCGAATCTCTCGGGGATTTTATGGCTTCCATCGGCCGCCTCGCGGACCGACCGGCACCTGAGGGCGCGGAGGCTGAGGCTCACTGGGGATTGGGCGGCGATTCCAATCGGGGGCTGAGTTGCCAGGCGAGGTCGATTGGGGATTCCAATCAGGGGGCTGAGTTGCCAGGCGAGGTCGATTAGCGATTCCAATCGGGGGCTGAGTTGCCAGGCGGGGCGGATTAGGGATTCCAATCGGGGGCTGAGTTGCCAGGCGGGGCGGATTAGGGATTCCAATCGGGGGCTGAGTTGCCAGGCGAGGTCGATGAGGGATTCCAATCAGGGGGCTGAGTTGCCAGGCGGGGCGGATTAGGGATTCCAATCAGGGGGCTGAGTTGCCAGGCGAGGGCGGATTAGGATTCCAATCAGGGGCTGAGTTGCCAGGCGAGGTCGATTAGGGATTCCAATCAGGGGCTGAGTTGCCAGGCGAGGTCGATTAGGGATTCCAATCAGGGGCTGAGTTGCCAGGCGAGGTCGATTAGGGATTCCAATCAGGGGCTGAGTTGCCAGGCGAGGTCGATTAGGGATTCCAATCTGGGGCTGAGTTGCCAGGCGAGGTCGATTAGGGATTCCAATCAGGGGGCTGAGTTGCCAGGCGAGGTCGATTAGGGATTCCAATCAGGGGCTGAGTTGCCAGGCGAGGTCGATGAGGGATTCCAATCAGGGGCTGAGTTGCCAGGCGAGGTCGATTAGGGATTCCAATCAGGGGCTGAGTTGCCAGGCGAGGTCGATTAGGGATTCCAAATCGGGGGCTGAGTTGCCAGGCGGGGCGGATTAGGGATTCCAATCGGGGGCTGAGTTGCCAGGCGAGGTCGATGAGGGATTCCAATCAGGGGCTGAGTTGCCAGTCGGGGCGGATTAGGGATTCCCTATCGGGGGCTGAGTTGCCAGGCGAGGTCGATTAGGGATTCGAATCAGGGGCTGAGTTTGCCAGGCGAGGCGATGATAGGATTCCAATCAGGGGCTGAGTTGCCAGGCGGGGCGGATTAGGGATTCAATCGGGGGCTGAGATGCAGGCGAGGTTGATAAGGATTCAATCAAGGGCGCTGAGTTGCCAGGCGAGGTCGATTAGGGATTCCAATCAGGGGGCTGAGTTGCCGGGCGAGGTCGATTAGGGATTCCAATCAGGGGGCTGAGTTGCCAGGCGGGGCGGATTAGGGATTCCAATCAGGGGGCTGAGTTGCCAGGCGAGGTGATTAGGGATTTCAATCGGGGCTGAGTTGCCGGGCGAGGTGGATTAGATATTCCAATCGGGGGCTGAGTTGCCAGGGGGCGGATTAGGGATTCCAATCAGGGGGCTGAGTTGCCAGGCGGGGTGGATTAGGGATTCCAATCAGGGGGCTGAGTTGCCTGGCGGGGCGGATTAGGGATTCCAATCAGGGGGCTGAGTTGCCAGGCGGGGCGGATTAGGGATTCCAATCAGGGGCTGAGTTGCCAGGCGGGGCGGATTAGGGATTCCAATCAGGGGGCTGAGTTACCAGGGGAGGTCGATGAGGAATTCCAATCAGGGGCTGAGTTGCCAGGGGGGGCGGATTAGGGATTCCAATCAGGGGGCTGAGTTGCCAGGGGGCGGATTAGGGATTCCAATCAGGGGGCTGAGTTACCAGGGGGGGCGGATTAGGGATTCCAATCAGGGGGCTGAGTTGTCAGGGGGGGCGGATTAAGGATTCCAATCAGGGGGCTGAGTTGCCAGGGGGGGCGGATTAAGGATTCCAATCAGGGGGCTGAGTTGCCAGGCGAGGTCGATGAGGGATTCCAATCAGGGGCTGAGTTGCCAGGCGAGGTCGATTAGGGATTCGAATCAGGGGGCTGAGTTGCCAGGCGGGGCGGATTAGGGATTCCAATCAGGGGGCTGAGTTACCAGGCGGGCGGATTAGGGATTCAAATCAGGAGGCTGAGTTGCCTGGTGGGGCGGATTAGGGATTCCAATCAGGGGGCTGAGTTGCCTGGCGGGGCGGATTAGGGATTCCAATCAGGGGGCTGAGTTGCCAGGCGGGGCGGATTAGGGATTCCAATCAGGGGGCTGAGTTGCCAGGCGGGGCGGATTAGGGATTCCAATCAGGGGCTGAGTTGCCAGGCGGGGCGGATTAGGGATTCCAATCAGGGGGCTGAGTTGCCTGGCGGGGCGGATTAGGGATTCCAATCAGGGGGCTGAGTTACCAGGGGAGGTCGATGAGGGATTCCAATCAGGGGGCTGAGTTGCCAGGGTGGGCGGATTAGGGATTCCAATCAGGGGGCTGAGTTGCCAGGGGGGCGGATTAGGGATTCCAATCAGGGGGCTGAGTTGCCAGACGGGGCGGATTAGGGATTCCAATCAGGGGGCTGAGTTGCCAGGCGGAGCGGATTAGGGATTCCAATCAGGGGGCTGAGTTGCCAGGCGAGGTGGATTAGGGATTTCAATCGGGGTTTATCGAGGTTTCTAATCGGGCCTGACACGGGCTGCTTTAGGCTTCCAGTCGGGACCGTTTTAGTTTTCTAATCGGGATTGGCTTCGGTCTCTCATTCGGGATGGAACGCGATTCCAGCTGGCGCTCAGGGATCCAGTTGGGACTGTGAGGGCTTCGTCGCTGTCGTCTTCTCTGTTGGATTCTGGCCTTGTTCtcgactccctctttctctctctctctcctccctccccaccctctctttctatccctctctcctccctccctctctctctcttccctccctcactctcttcctccccctctctctctcctccctccctctctctttctcctccccctctctcctccttccctctctttctctctctcttccctctctccctctctctcttccttcactccctctctctcctcccccctctctctctcatccctccctctctctccccccccccccctttatctctctcgctatctgttaaaaattgctatatacatatatagacatgtgtgacAGAACGATTCTGTTTGATTGATCGAATCTACAGGGATTTGTTTGTGACAACTTCGAATGCCAATATTATTTGAgactatggacacacacacacacacacacacaaacacgcattctcacacatacacatatctatcatgtcatgtctatctatccaaacacacacacatacatactctctctctctcacacacacacacttacacacacacacagacacacggagtGCTCGGCTGGGTGTGGCACCAGTACCGAGGGACGCGGCACTGTGTGTGTCTCGCATGCTGCATGGCGATCCGTTTTTGTATAATCCTAACAACTGGGACATTGGTTTGCTTGTGAAGAGGTGGTATGGCAATCAACATTGAACAATACCCTTCCCCTTAATGTTGCAACTTTGAACCATAGGTATAAGGAAACTTTCTGAAAAGTCATGACGTCGTATGCCTTTGGGAAATATGGCTCCCTGCGCCGGAGTCCACTTTCCTCAATGCTTTATCAAAATCCATTTATTTGTGCATGTTCGCCCATGGATATTAGCCCATTATATATTGATGTTCACGCTGGATTCCTGTATATACAACACCAATGCTCATATGAGAGTAAATTAAGCACTGAAATGGCTGTACATGCCCTAAAACACGTCATATCTTTGTATAATATTAAGAGTAAATTCGATATGCCCTTTTCATGGACATGAACAAAACATTTGATGGTTTGTCGTGAAGAATTATTCAACTGTCCTGACCAGTAGAGGTGTCCCTATGCGTATTGTAAATTTAAGACGTGTGTGGTACCTTCACAGCAGGTGTGTGTGAAATCGGGGGCCGTTCTGCCAGAATCATTTAGGGAAACATGCGGTGTGAGGCAGGGAGGAATTCTATCCCATACATATTTAACATTTACGTGGATGGACTCTCTATTGGTTTAAATGAAATCAAAGCTGGGTGTAAGGTTAAAGGGAGCCTTGTCTACTACCTCATCTATACCGATGATATTGTGGTGTTTCTCAATCCTGTCCGGTTTGCAGCATCCAGGCAATATTTCTCGTTCGTTTATATGAATGCGAAAATTAGGTATGAACATCAATAAGACAAAATGTGTGAATTCCATGCAGGCAGGGGCAGTAGCTAAACTACAAGAATCCATTAGAATCAAAGGCAACGCCCTGCACTTTGTAAGTGAATTTAAGTATCTAAGCAACGTGCTGACAAGGAATGGCAACGACGAGAAATACGTTAGCCAAAGGCATCAGGGTGTGAGCGCAAGAAGCAATTCTGTTCAAAGAAATTTCAGTAAATGTGTTGTAGATGTCAAAGTACGTTTGTTTCGTGCACCTCCTTTCACTGCACGTCGATTATATCTTCCTTCGATCTCAAGTGTGTTTTACCGCCGCAGCGCCTGGCACTGCTCGCGCGGCCTCCCACCTCTTCAAGAGCTGCGGCGAAAGGCAGCTCCCAACATCAGCATCAAATAACCGTCTGTCGTTGGCACGAAACGCAATTGGTTTCACTGTTTGCACCAACTTAGTCATATTGGGGATCATGGAATCTCTTTAAAATGATAAGGTACTGTTTTATGTAATGCTTTTAGACACTTTTgatatttactgtatatgtacgatactttttcaaaatatgatattaaatgtacacacacacacacacacacacacacacacacacacacacacacacatacacacacacacacacacacacaaacacacacacacacacatacacacacacacacacacacacacacacacacacacacacacacacacacacacacacatatatatatatatatatatatatatatatacatatatatacacacacacacacacacatatatatatatatatatatatatatatatgtatatatatatatatatatatatatatatatatatatatatatgtaaatatattccaatataaagtaatacTAAAAGCATTTATTTCATTTCACTATTCACGGATGATAATAAGGGAACTATACGCAACGgcgcgtatggctgggccgaggagcaaagaagtgcttagacaattggttaatttgcattttatataatcatataaacggATCAGTTAAAGTGGTTgtggtgaaaaaaaaagtttattaatagtgatactaattaacatataagtatattgacatgtgatatctttgttttgagtgtttgtgacgtaagcgaggtgacgtcggagaggcGGCGCATCCTCGCCCTtgacgctcctgccttcatgccggtgtcacgagtcacggctcccGCCCGAGAGGAGATCGCCCCGCAGCCACCCGAGACACCCggtctgcggcaaccgctgggagacagatctccggCCTAGTCTAGTGACCGTGAAAAGACGctaataaatcaaagattaagtttcggcgtttatctccatccctgctaaaattgctacaaatccatgcttcacacagtcgtctcacaattaagagcaagaaccatttaacaatatatatatattatatgtatatgtatatatatgtatatatatatatatatatatatatacatacatatacatatatatatatatatatatatatatatatatatatatatgtatatatgtatatatatacatatatataaatatatatatatatatatatatatatatatatatatatatatatatata
Proteins encoded in this window:
- the LOC125031658 gene encoding formin-2-like — protein: MLIAIPPLHKQTNVPVVRIIQKRIAMQHARHTQCRVPRYWCHTQPSTPPLIGIPNPPPWQLSPLIGIPNPPTLATQPPDWNPSSTSPAPDWNSSSTSPAPLIESLSTSPASQPPIESLIRPACPRFGIPNRPRLATQPLIGIPNRPRLATQPLIGIPHRPRLATQPLIGIPNRPRLPLIGIPNRPRLATQPLIGIPNRPRLATQPLIGIPNRPRLATQPLIGILIRPRLPPIGIPNPPRLATQPPIGIANRPRLATQPPDWNPQSTSPGNSAPDWNRRPIPSEPQPPRPQVPRLKRDRLGNMGWPPAKAGYGARDSVDARLFSGRVHQAQPSSVFTQLPDWSEETIALPISV